Proteins co-encoded in one Setaria viridis chromosome 9, Setaria_viridis_v4.0, whole genome shotgun sequence genomic window:
- the LOC117839648 gene encoding uncharacterized protein gives MDAAISCVGVAPQNALLSRSFADAAIARALHFSLSDVPQPSAEATAATAAAPPAATTVLMHGFGGHPPLMGSAAPSQSPSPSSSARCRLGPAGGGAGKRRRPRPSKRAPTTYISTDAATFRAMVQRVTGADEADLLLQQQDGLGLLLPQLGVEQFLQAGPTAYATTPTPAAAEQQQQQPLFPTLDSWNVMYGKKNEVA, from the coding sequence ATGGACGCCGCCATCTCCTGCGTCGGCGTGGCGCCGCAGAACGCGCTGCTGTCCCGCTCcttcgccgacgccgccatcgCCCGCGCGCTCCACTTCTCCCTCTCCGACGTGCCCCAGCCTTCCGCCGAGGCgacggccgcgacggcggcggcaccgccagCGGCGACGACGGTGCTGATGCACGGCTTCGGGGGCCATCCTCCGCTGATGGGCAGCGCGGCGCCGTCgcagtcgccgtcgccgtcgtcgtccgcgcGGTGCCGgctggggccggcgggcgggggcgcggggaagcggcggcggccgcggccgtcgaAGCGCGCGCCCACCACGTACATCAGCACCGACGCCGCCACCTTCCGCGCCATGGTGCAGCGCGTCACGGGCGCCGACGAGGCcgacctgctgctgcagcagcaggacggcctcggcctcctcctgccGCAGCTCGGCGTCGAGCAGTTCCTTCAGGCGGGCCCCACGGCGTACGCGACGACGCCCacgcccgccgcggcggagcagcagcagcagcagccgctgtTCCCGACGCTGGACTCGTGGAACGTCATGTACGGGAAGAAGAACGAGGTGGCCTGA
- the LOC117836382 gene encoding protein CHLORORESPIRATORY REDUCTION 42, chloroplastic has product MAHPLLAAATTAVSSPYVSSTARVPASPVRRRHRGVAVRCAPNGDVASASDTKSNLKVGSPIVILEAPVMLKTAASVPSLRHNSGQVKAGDVGRIMARKPKDVWAVRLAAGMYLLDGKFFRPLDADEDNEESSRGE; this is encoded by the exons ATGGCACATCCATTGCTCGCGGCAGCAACTACTGCTGTTTCTTCACCCTACGTCTCCTCGACAGCACGAGTCCCTGCTTCTCCCGTGCGACGGCGTCaccgcggcgtcgccgtccgGTGCGCGCCGAACGGCGACGTTGCATCAGCAAGCGACACGAAATCGAACCTCAAGGTGGGCTCGCCGATCGTCATCCTGGAGGCGCCCGTGATGCTGAAGACCGCGGCGTCGGTGCCGTCGCTCCGGCACAACAGCGGCCAGGTCAAGGCCGGCGACGTCGGAAG GATCATGGCGCGGAAGCCCAAGGACGTCTGGGCCgtgcgcctcgccgccggcatgTACCTGCTGGACGGCAAGTTTTTCAGGCCCTTGGATGCTGATGAAGACAACGAGGAGTCGTCACGGGGTGAATGA
- the LOC117838112 gene encoding alpha-L-arabinofuranosidase 1 isoform X1 — protein MGIPRACSFYWLFDVLVLVCGLCQILYIGSVAAQTAQLSVDASPHNAQVIPGNMFGIFFEEINHAGAGGLWAELVSNRGFEAGGANTPSNIDPWLIIGDESNIIVATDRSSCFAGNPIALRMEVLCEASGCPSGGVGIYNPGYWGMNIERTKVYRATMYIRSSEAVELTVSLTSSDGLQNLASHTITGDKEDFVEWTKVEFDLESNDRNTNSRLQLTTTKSGIIWFDQVSLMPEDTYMGHGFRKDLASMLANLKPRFLKFPGGNYVMGNYLVNSFRWSETVGPWEERPGHFNDAWAYWTDDGLGFFEFLQLAEDLGACPVWVVNDGASLNEEVPSATIAAFVKDVVNGIEFARGDPQTAWGSVRAAMGHPEPFQLYYVSVGNQECSKYYYKDNYVKFYSAIKASYPDIKIISSCDRSAISPVNPADLYDVHVYTSSGDMFSKSRMFDNTARSGPKAIVSEYAVTGNDAGRGTLIAALAEAAFLIGLERNSDVVEMASCAPLFVNDNDRRWNPDAIVFNSWQHYGCPNYWMLHFFKDSSGGALHPSTIQLSNYDQLVTSAITWNNSQDGNTYLKIKVVNFGSKAVNLNISVTGLETDIRTFGSIKTVLTSGWLRDENSFQQPDKVVPAASPITNAGEQMGVLLDLYSLTSFDLLLGSSQAMHSSA, from the exons ATGGGCATCCCAAGAGCCTGTTCGTTTTACTGGTTGTTCGATGTGCTGGTTCTTGTCTGTGGCTTGTGTCAGATACTTTATATTGGATCTGTGGCAGCGCAAACTGCTCAGTTGAGTGTGGATGCTTCACCTCATAATGCTCAGGTGATCCCTGGAAATATGTTTGGCATCTTCTTTGAG GAGATCAACCATGCTGGAGCTGGTGGATTGTGGGCAGAGCTTGTAAGCAACAGAG GTTTTGAAGCTGGTGGTGCTAATACTCCTTCAAACATTGACCCATGGCTGATTATTGGGGATGAATCCAATATTATTGTGGCAACAGACCGATCATCCTGTTTTGCTGGTAACCCAATTGCACTTCGAATGGAAGTACTTTGTGAAGCTAGTGGTTGCCCTTCAGGAGGTGTTGGAATATACAATCCTGGTTACTGGGGCATG AACATTGAGAGAACAAAGGTTTATAGAGCTACCATGTACATTAGATCGTCAGAGGCGGTGGAGTTGACAGTTTCCTTAACAAGTTCAGATGGTCTTCAAAATCTAGCTTCTCATACCATCAC GGGTGACAAAGAAGACTTTGTTGAGTGGACGAAGGTTGAATTTGATTTAGAGTCAAACGATAGAAATACTAATTCAAGACTTCAGCTTACGACCACCAAAAGTGGCATAATTTGGTTCGATCAAGTATCACTTATGCCAGAAGATACTTACATG GGGCATGGTTTCCGTAAAGATCTTGCCTCTATGCTCGCAAATCTGAAGCCCCGATTTCTAAAATTTCCAG GTGGCAACTATGTAATGGGGAACTATCTTGTAAATTCATTCCGCTGGAGTGAAACTGTTGGACCATGGGAAGAAAGACCTGGCCATTTCAATGATGCTTGGGCCTACTGGACTGATGATGGACTTGGATTTTTTGAGTTCCTCCAA CTAGCAGAAGACCTTGGTGCTTGCCCAGTTTGGGTGGTCAATGATG GGGCCAGCCTTAACGAAGAAGTTCCATCTGCAACAATAGCTGCTTTTGTAAAG GATGTTGTTAATGGTATTGAGTTTGCCAGGGGAGATCCCCAGACTGCATGGGGTTCAGTTCGTGCAGCAATGGGACATCCAGAGCCCTTTCAGCTTTATTATGTTTCAGTAGGGAATCAAGAATGTTCTAAATACTATTATAAAG ATAACTACGTGAAGTTCTATTCTGCAATAAAAGCGTCCTACCCAGACATCAAAATCATATCAAGCTGTGATAGATCTGCTATTTCACCAGTCAACCCAGCTGATTTGTATGATGTTCAT GTCTATACCTCATCAGGTGATATGTTTTCCAAATCTAGAATGTTTGATAATACAGCCCGCAGTGGACCCAAG GCAATTGTTAGTGAATATGCTGTGACTGGAAATGATGCTGGCCGAGGAACACTGATAGCTGCTTTAGCTGAAGCTGCATTTCTCATCGGATTAGAAAGAAACAG TGATGTGGTTGAAATGGCAAGTTGTGCCCCACTCTTCGTAAATGATAATGATCGAAG GTGGAACCCAGATGCCATAGTCTTTAACTCATGGCAGCACTACGGATGTCCAAATTACTGGATGCTACACTTCTTCAAAGATTCAAGCGGTGGGGCACTTCATCCATCCACTATTCAACTGTCAAACTATGATCAACTGGTCACATCTGCTATCACTTGGAATAATTCACAAGATGGAAATACTTACCTGAAAATAAAG GTTGTAAATTTTGGGAGCAAAGCTGTTAACCTTAATATATCTGTAACTGGGCTGGAAACTGATATCCGGACATTTGGATCCATCAAGACGGTTCTTACCTCTGGGTGGCTGCGGGACGAAAACTCCTTCCAGCAGCCAGACAAG GTGGTGCCGGCGGCAAGTCCTATAACCAACGCGGGCGAGCAGATGGGTGTTCTTCTGGATTTGTACTCTCTCACCTCATTTGATCTCCTCCTGGGCTCGAGCCAGGCGATGCATTCAAGCGCGTGA
- the LOC117838112 gene encoding alpha-L-arabinofuranosidase 1 isoform X2, with product MGIPRACSFYWLFDVLVLVCGLCQILYIGSVAAQTAQLSVDASPHNAQVIPGNMFGIFFEEINHAGAGGLWAELVSNRGFEAGGANTPSNIDPWLIIGDESNIIVATDRSSCFAGNPIALRMEVLCEASGCPSGGVGIYNPGYWGMNIERTKVYRATMYIRSSEAVELTVSLTSSDGLQNLASHTITGDKEDFVEWTKVEFDLESNDRNTNSRLQLTTTKSGIIWFDQVSLMPEDTYMGHGFRKDLASMLANLKPRFLKFPGGNYVMGNYLVNSFRWSETVGPWEERPGHFNDAWAYWTDDGLGFFEFLQLAEDLGACPVWVVNDGASLNEEVPSATIAAFVKDVVNGIEFARGDPQTAWGSVRAAMGHPEPFQLYYVSVGNQECSKYYYKDNYVKFYSAIKASYPDIKIISSCDRSAISPVNPADLYDVHVYTSSGDMFSKSRMFDNTARSGPKAIVSEYAVTGNDAGRGTLIAALAEAAFLIGLERNSDVVEMASCAPLFVNDNDRRWNPDAIVFNSWQHYGCPNYWMLHFFKDSSGGALHPSTIQLSNYDQLVTSAITWNNSQDGNTYLKIKVVNFGSKAVNLNISVTGLETDIRTFGSIKTVLTSGWLRDENSFQQPDKLLVYGPLGFGGRPEAEAVKVSLSLVYMFIFAWLEAATGGASYNPLTVLAAAVASHGGPAVYLFTAFVRIPAQVVGAVLGVKLIQFTFPNVGKGARLSVGAHHGALAEGLATFMVVMVSVTLKKKEMKSFFMKTWITSIWKNTIHILSSDITGGIMNPASAFAWAYARGDHTTFDHLLVYWLAPLQATLLGVWVVTFLTKPKKIKEQEADENKTKKE from the exons ATGGGCATCCCAAGAGCCTGTTCGTTTTACTGGTTGTTCGATGTGCTGGTTCTTGTCTGTGGCTTGTGTCAGATACTTTATATTGGATCTGTGGCAGCGCAAACTGCTCAGTTGAGTGTGGATGCTTCACCTCATAATGCTCAGGTGATCCCTGGAAATATGTTTGGCATCTTCTTTGAG GAGATCAACCATGCTGGAGCTGGTGGATTGTGGGCAGAGCTTGTAAGCAACAGAG GTTTTGAAGCTGGTGGTGCTAATACTCCTTCAAACATTGACCCATGGCTGATTATTGGGGATGAATCCAATATTATTGTGGCAACAGACCGATCATCCTGTTTTGCTGGTAACCCAATTGCACTTCGAATGGAAGTACTTTGTGAAGCTAGTGGTTGCCCTTCAGGAGGTGTTGGAATATACAATCCTGGTTACTGGGGCATG AACATTGAGAGAACAAAGGTTTATAGAGCTACCATGTACATTAGATCGTCAGAGGCGGTGGAGTTGACAGTTTCCTTAACAAGTTCAGATGGTCTTCAAAATCTAGCTTCTCATACCATCAC GGGTGACAAAGAAGACTTTGTTGAGTGGACGAAGGTTGAATTTGATTTAGAGTCAAACGATAGAAATACTAATTCAAGACTTCAGCTTACGACCACCAAAAGTGGCATAATTTGGTTCGATCAAGTATCACTTATGCCAGAAGATACTTACATG GGGCATGGTTTCCGTAAAGATCTTGCCTCTATGCTCGCAAATCTGAAGCCCCGATTTCTAAAATTTCCAG GTGGCAACTATGTAATGGGGAACTATCTTGTAAATTCATTCCGCTGGAGTGAAACTGTTGGACCATGGGAAGAAAGACCTGGCCATTTCAATGATGCTTGGGCCTACTGGACTGATGATGGACTTGGATTTTTTGAGTTCCTCCAA CTAGCAGAAGACCTTGGTGCTTGCCCAGTTTGGGTGGTCAATGATG GGGCCAGCCTTAACGAAGAAGTTCCATCTGCAACAATAGCTGCTTTTGTAAAG GATGTTGTTAATGGTATTGAGTTTGCCAGGGGAGATCCCCAGACTGCATGGGGTTCAGTTCGTGCAGCAATGGGACATCCAGAGCCCTTTCAGCTTTATTATGTTTCAGTAGGGAATCAAGAATGTTCTAAATACTATTATAAAG ATAACTACGTGAAGTTCTATTCTGCAATAAAAGCGTCCTACCCAGACATCAAAATCATATCAAGCTGTGATAGATCTGCTATTTCACCAGTCAACCCAGCTGATTTGTATGATGTTCAT GTCTATACCTCATCAGGTGATATGTTTTCCAAATCTAGAATGTTTGATAATACAGCCCGCAGTGGACCCAAG GCAATTGTTAGTGAATATGCTGTGACTGGAAATGATGCTGGCCGAGGAACACTGATAGCTGCTTTAGCTGAAGCTGCATTTCTCATCGGATTAGAAAGAAACAG TGATGTGGTTGAAATGGCAAGTTGTGCCCCACTCTTCGTAAATGATAATGATCGAAG GTGGAACCCAGATGCCATAGTCTTTAACTCATGGCAGCACTACGGATGTCCAAATTACTGGATGCTACACTTCTTCAAAGATTCAAGCGGTGGGGCACTTCATCCATCCACTATTCAACTGTCAAACTATGATCAACTGGTCACATCTGCTATCACTTGGAATAATTCACAAGATGGAAATACTTACCTGAAAATAAAG GTTGTAAATTTTGGGAGCAAAGCTGTTAACCTTAATATATCTGTAACTGGGCTGGAAACTGATATCCGGACATTTGGATCCATCAAGACGGTTCTTACCTCTGGGTGGCTGCGGGACGAAAACTCCTTCCAGCAGCCAGACAAG CTGCTCGTGTACGGCCCGCTCGGCTTCGGGGGCCGGCCCGAGGCCGAGGCGGTGAAGGTCTCGCTCTCCCTCGTGTACATGTTCATCTTCGCCTGGCTTGAGGCCGCCACGGGCGGCGCCTCCTACAACCCGCTCAccgtccttgccgccgccgtcgcatcCCACGGCGGACCCGCCGTGTACCTATTCACAGCCTTCGTACGAATCCCTGCCCAG GTGGTTGGGGCAGTTCTGGGAGTGAAGCTCATTCAGTTTACTTTCCCTAATGTGGGTAAGGGAGCTCGCTTAAGTGTTGGTGCTCATCATGGAGCGTTAGCTGAAGGATTAGCAACTTTCATGGTTGTTATGGTATCAGTGACTCTTAAGAAGAAGGAGATGAAAAGTTTCTTTATGAAGACATGGATCACAAGCATCTGGAAGAACACAATTCATATCCTGAGCTCAGACATTACTGGAGGGATTATGAACCCTGCATCT GCTTTTGCTTGGGCATATGCTCGAGGAGATCATACAACATTTGACCACCTACTGGTATATTGGCTGGCGCCCCTCCAAGCGACCCTGTTGGGAGTATGGGTGGTGACCTTCTTAACTAAACCCAAGAAGATCAAGGAGCAAGAAGCAGATGAAAACAAGACCAAGAAGGAATAG